A section of the Melopsittacus undulatus isolate bMelUnd1 chromosome 3, bMelUnd1.mat.Z, whole genome shotgun sequence genome encodes:
- the C3H6orf118 gene encoding LOW QUALITY PROTEIN: uncharacterized protein C6orf118 homolog (The sequence of the model RefSeq protein was modified relative to this genomic sequence to represent the inferred CDS: inserted 6 bases in 3 codons; substituted 6 bases at 6 genomic stop codons), which produces MKRFSGNFSSSIPLLPAQDESSFPKNRCPLSLVKGDGAPADFSSXEILKLKMLKKKVGGNXQTYMCLKRDELDMSESIVLKNKPVKNSXQCVVELAKEEYWFLLSYLAGKTKTEWFKKFLHSQKEFVAKHELLQNDFTGTEVPEQHFLSLAQKHQKICACDSLDFMXLQVVEEIFEAICNSFLVLGXFLKEIKSEYDLCMMMLLDTVXVAQYKTVKAXVKGMGTMSSKASEIQAPRRDMQVLMXKVGTAVERNKELKNCFETALRISQTPEDKTGEEQDSSESSREEIWHKLRLQLSVLDALVIHTIVQSLLDTCQVERLAEKPFSVSEQLESMRCKVPDXWQEMNTGQSSFPLKFHFKMLK; this is translated from the exons atgAAAAGATTTTCAGGTAACTTTTCTTCCAGTATTCCTCTCCTTCCTGCACAGGATGAATCTTCCTTCCCTAAAAACAGATGTCCATTGTCACTTGTGAAGGGTGATGGTGCCCCAGCAGATTTCTCTTC AGAAATATTAAAGTTgaaaatgcttaaaaagaaagtagGAGGAAACTGACAGACTTATATGTGTCTCAAAAGAGATGAGTTAGACATGTCAGAGAGTATAgtgctgaaaaacaaaccagtcAAGAACAGCTGACAGTGTGTTGTGGAGCTTGCCAAGGAGGAATACTGGTTCCTACTTTCGTACTTGGCTGGTAAGACTAAAACTGAGTGGTTTAAAAAGTTCCTACACTCCCAGAAGGAGTTTGTAGCAAAGCATGAACTGTTACAGAATGATTTCACAGGGACTGAGGTACCAGAGCA acattttctttctcttgcccAA AAGCACCAGAAAATCTGTGCCTGTGATTCACTCGATTTTATGTGACTACAGGTTgtagaagaaatatttgaagCTATATGCAACAGCTTTCTGGTACTTgg atttctgaaggaaattaaG AGTGAGTATGACCTGTGCATGATGATGCTTCTGGACACTGT TGTAGCACAATACAAG ACTGTGAAGGCTTAAGTCAAAGGGATGGGAACAATGTCTTCAAAGGCTTCAGAAATACAGGCACCCAGGAGAGATATGCAGGTTCTCATGTAGAAAGTCGGTACTGCTGTGGAGAGAAACAAAGA ACTGAAGAATTGCTTCGAAACAGCTCTGCGGATAAGCCAGACTCCAGAAGATAAAACAGGTGAGGAACAGGACAGTTCTGAGTcaagcagagaagaaatatgGCACAAATTACG CCTTCAGTTATCAGTTCTGGATGCTCTAGTTATCCACACAATAGTCCAGTCTCTCTTGGATACTTGCCAG GTAGAGAGGCTAGCAGAAAaaccattttctgtttctgaacagCTTGAATCTATGAGGTGTAAAGTTCCTGATTAATGGCAGGAAATGAACACTGGACAGTCCTCATTCCCTTTGAAATTCCATTTCAAGATGCTAAAATAA